GCCTGACACGTTGAGCGTCTGCCCGGTGAGGAAGCCGCTGCCCTCGTCGACGACGTACAGCAGCGTCGACACCAGGTCGGACGGTTCCTGGGTCCGGGGCACGGCCTGCCGCTCGCGGACCGACTCGAAGCCGCCGCCCGCGCCCACCGTGCGCTCAGCCGTCGCCGTGCGGACCATGCTCGGCGCGATCGCGTTGACCGTGATGCCGTTCGGCGCGAGGGCCGCCGCCAGCGCGCGGGTGAAGCCGATCAGGCCCATCTTCGAGGCGACGTACGGGACCATCGTGGGCGGCGCGGTGAGGACGGCCGCCGAGGCGATGTTGACGACACGGCCCCACCCGGCGGCCTTCAGATACGGCAGCGCGGCCCGGGTCACCAGGAACGGCGCCTCCAGGTTGACCCGCATGATCCGGCGCCACTCCTCGACCGACGTCTCCTCGAAGGGCTGCGCCGGGTACACGCCCGCGTTGTTGACGACGACGTGCAGCGCGCCGAACCGGTCGATGACACGCTCCAGCCCCCGGCGGACCTGCGTCTCGTCGGTGACGTCGGCCGTCAACTCCACGTAGTCGAGGATCTTCCCCGCGGTCTCCGGCTGGGGGACGAGGTCCAGGCCGGCGACCCGGTAGCCGCGCCCCGCGAGCGCGACGGCGAACTGCTGTCCGAGGCCCTGTGCCGCTCCGGTCACCAGGGCGGTACGCGTCTCCATGGGGCGAGTGTGATGACCCGTCAGCGGTCGGGCAAGGGCGCATTCCACTCGCCGGAACGCCGTGGTTGCCGCCCGGCCCCGCCGGACCGACGCTGCGGGACGACGCCTCAGCGCCACCGCCGACGCCGCCCCGGCGCAGGCCGTACGTACGGGAGCCGTGCCCGATGACCGATACCGAGCGTGCCGTGGACGACGCCTCCCACGCCCCGCGCGCCCGTGCACGGGACGGCGGGAAACGGTGGCCCGGGCGGCGCCGACCGGTGCGGGACGAGCTCGGCGTACTGCTGGTGCTGGCGCTGCTGGTGGCCGCGATCGGGATTCCGTACCCGGACTTCCTCGACACGGACAACCTGCTGTCCACCGCGCACAACTCGGTCTACATCTCGCTGATGGCGTGCGGGATGGTGTTCGCGCTCGCCATGCGCGAGGTCGACCTTTCGGTGGGCGGCGGCTACGCGATGTGCCTGGTCGTCGGGGCGCTGCTGGTGCGCGAAGGCGTACCGCCCTGGCTGGCGGTGCCTGTGGTCCTGGTCACCGGGATCGTGCTGGGTGTGTTCAACGCGCTGGTCACCACGCTGCTCGCGCTGCCGTCGTTCATCGTCACGCTGGGCACGCTGATGCTGTACCGGGGTGTCGGGCTGGCGCTCGCCGACGGCAGGCAGATCACCGATCTGCCGCTGGACGACTCGTTCTTCACGTTCGCGGGCGGCGATCCGGGCGGGGTGCCGTTCGCGCTGTGGGTGCTGCTGACGGTGGTCGTCGTGCTCGCGGTCGTGCTGGCCCGCACCCGGTTCGGGGCGCGGGTGCGGGCGATCGGGTCCAATCCGGACGCCGCCGAGTTCAGCGGCATCCCCGTCGTCCGCACCCGGATCCAGGCCCTGGCGCTGTCCGGGTTCACCACGGCCTGCGCCGCCGCGCTCGCCCTCGCCTTCTACGGCGCCGGCGACCCCACCCTGGGCCAGGGCTACGAGTTGCAGGCCATCGCCGCGTGCATCATCGGCGGCACCCCGCTGGCCGGCGGACGCGGCTCGGTGGTCGGTGCGGTGGCCGGCGCGATGATCCTGTCGGTCGTGGCCGCCGGGCTCGTGTTCTTCGAAGTCCCCATCAACTGGACGTCGTTCGCGACCGGCGGGGTGATCCTCGTCGCGGTCGCGGCGGACAGCGCCCTGCGCCGCGGCGGACGCCGTCGCGAGTGAGCCTGGAGGCCGTGATGCACCCCCGATTCCGTACGGTGGCCGCCGCGCTGGTGCTGCTCACCGCCGTCGGCTGCGGCGACAGCGGCCCCGGCGAGGGCGACCGGCTGGACATGGGCATCGCCGTCGCCAACATCTCCCTGAACTTCGCCCACGAGATGGTGCTGGGCGCCGAGAGCGCCGCCGAGCACGCGGGCGACGTCGACTTCAAGGCCGTCGGCCCGCCCAACACCGACGGACCGGCCGAGGTGCAGCTGTTCCAGAACCTCACGACCCGCGCCGAGGACGGCATCGTCCTGGAGAACCTCGACCCGCCGATCTTCACGCGCCCCGCCGCCCGGGCCGTCGACCGGGGCATCCCGATCGTCGCCCTGGACACCGCGCCCACCGACGGCAGCAAGGTCACCTTCTACGTCGGCAACGACAACTACGCGCTCGGCGAGCTCATGGCGAAGGAGGCTCTGAAGCGGCTCGGCGACGACCCGGAGGGCCAGATCGTCATCGGCGTGCCCAACCCCGGCACGCCCGTGCTGGACAGCCGGGCCCAGGGCATCGCCGACACGTTCGGGAAGCAGGCGCCGGGCGTGAAGGTGCTCGGCCCCTTCCAGACGTACAGCGATCCCGGGCAGAACTACAGCTCCTGGTCGGCGCAGGTGAACGCGCACCCGGACGCGCTCGCCTTCCTCGGTGTCGGTGACGCCGACAGCTACAACCTCGCCAGGATCAAGAAGGCGAAGGACGGGAAGTGGCTGACCGCGGGCTTCGACGTCGATCCGAAGACGCTCGAAGCGGTCCAGGACGGCTCGAACTTCGTCACCATCGACCCGCAGCACTTCCTCAAGGGCTATCTGTCCACGGCGATGCTGATTAAGTCGGTACGCGAGAAGGACGGCAGGCTGCCGGACGGCTGGTTCCTCTCCCCCGGCGGCGTCGTCGACTCCGCCAACATCGACGACATCATCGCCCGGCAGAAGTCGGCGAAGGCGGCCTACGACTGGTACCGGCCGGCGATCGACAAGCTGCTCGGCGACCAGGCCGGCAACATGCACCCGTTGAAGGACGCCCGCTGAGATGACGTACGGCGACGTCCTCGTGGCGCGGGGCCTGGTCAAGTCCTACGGCGGTGTGCGGGCGCTGGACGGGGCCGGCATCCGGCTGCGGGGCGGTGAGGTGCACGCGCTGGTCGGGGAGAACGGCGCGGGCAAGTCGACGCTGGTGCGGATCCTGTCGGGGACGCGGGCGGCGGACGCGGGTGCCGTGCGCGCGGCCCCGGGCACCCGGATCGCCATGGTGGCCCAGGAGTTGAGTCTCTTCCCGGACCTCACGGTGCGGGAGAACCTCTTCCCGCACCGGCCACCGCGCCGCCACGGCCTGCTCGACCGCGGCGCCATGGACCGGGCGGCCCGGCCCGTCCTCGACGAGCTGGGGCTCGACGTCGACCTGGACGCGCGGGTCGGTGAACTCCCGCTGGCCGACCAGCAGTTGACGGAGATCACCCGGGCCCTGCTGCGCGACCCCGGGCTCCTCGTCCTCGACGAGCCGACCTCGGCGCTCCCGGCCGCCGCCGTCGACCGGCTCGAACGGGTCCTGCACGCCCTCACCGGACGCGGAATCGCCGTCCTGTACGTCACCCATTTCCTGGCCGAGGTGATGCGGTTCGCGCACCGGGTCACGGTGCTGCGGGACGGGCGGGTCGCGCTGTCGGGGGTGCGCCGGACGGAGGTCGACGTGCCCGAGCTGGTGGCCGCGATGCTCGGCGGCCGTCCCGAGCAGCCGGAGCGCCGGACCCGGACCGTGGTCGATCTGGCGCCGCCGGTGGTGCTGTCGCAGGTGAGCGTGCCGGGGCGGCTGGCGGACGTGACGTTAACTGTGCGGGCCGGCGAGGTGGTGGGGGTCGCCGGGCTGCAAGGTGCCGGGCATCTCGACGCGCTGGAGGTGGTGTGCGGCCGTACGGCGATCTCGGCGGGCCGGGTGGACGTCGGCGGCCGTGGTCTGCCGCGCTCGCTGCGGGACGCGATCCGCGCGGGCGTCGCCTTCGTGCCGAGCGACCGCAAGCGGTACGGGCTGATGACGGACCGCGCGGTGTGGGAGAACGCCACCGCGGTGAGCTGGCTGGGCCTGGGGCGCGGCGGCGTCATGCCGTCACGGGCCGAACTCGTGCGCCGTACGGCCGGGTTGACGGAGCGGCTGCGGCTGCGCGGCGGCCCGTACGACGTCGTGGCCCGGCTGTCCGGCGGCAACCAGCAGAAGGTCGTCCTCGCGAAGTGGCTGGCGACGGAGCCGAGGATCGTGGTGCTGGACGACCCGACGCGGGGTGTGGACGTCGGGGTACGGGGCGAGATGCACCGCATCATCGGCGAGTTGGCGGCGGGCGGGGCGGCCGTGCTGATCGCCTCGACGGACCTCGCGGAGCTGACGGAGGTGTGCGACCGGGTGCTGGTGTTCGTGCGCGGGCGGGTCGACGGAGAGTTGAGCGGCAGCCGGCTGACGGAGCGGTCGCTGGCGGTCGCGATGCAGCGCCCGAGCGGCGACTGAGGCGGACGGGCCCGCTCCACCGGACAGGGAGCGGGCCCACGCGTGTCGTCAGTGGCGGCCCGGCGTCACGGGCTGCCGTAGATCTTGCTGTAGTCGGCGCAGGTCCAGTCGGCGCCCTGTTCCGTGAGGCACTCCTTGGCCTCGAACCAGGACACGGTGTCGTCGAAGTTCCAGGTGTAGCTGTTCTCGGCGCCCGATCCCGAGGCGGAGAGGACCTCGGTCCGGTCGCCGCCCCACCCGTCCTGGTAGGTCGCCCGCAGGTACACCCGGGCGCCGTGCGAGTCGGCCTTGGTGTCGCGGATGTTCACCTTGACGTAGTACCGCCCGCCGGACAGGCTGACGGTGCCCCAGGCGTGCGCGCCCACCAGGTCGCCCTGGGTGTACTGGAGGTTCCAGCTCGACGCCGCGTTGGCGGTGCCCGCCGAGACACCGACGGCCAGTGCGGCCCCGGCGGCGGCAACTCCGAGTGAACGCATGATCTGCTTCGTACGCATAGGTCCCCTGCTTCCCGGTCGTGTTTCCGGATACGTCCATGAAGCTAGGGACACCGCTTTGCGCGGACCTTGGACGATTCTTGAAACCCCTGTTCAGGCCGACAGCGCCCGGGTCAGCGCCCGTGCCGCGGCGCACACCCGGGCGCCGAGGCGTTCCACGTCGAGCCTGCGGGTGCCGCCGGTGACGGAGATCGCGGCGATGGGGCGGGAGTCACGGCCGCGGGCGTAGACGGGGGCGGCCACGGCCGAGACGCCGACCTCGGCCTCCTCCAGGTTGACGCCGAAGCCGCGGGCCCGGGTCAGCGCCAGGTCGCGGGCGAGCTGGCCGGGCAGGACGAGGGTGCGCGGGGTGAGGCGGGGCAGGGTGCGGTGCGGTGGACGGCCGTCCTCGGCGAGCGCGAGGAAGACCTTGCCGGTGGCGGTGCAGTGGGCGGGCAGCCGGCCCCCGGTGCGGGACACGATGGGCGTGGCGCGGCGGCCGGTGACCTTCTCCAGGAACAGGGTGTCGGTGCCGTCCGGGACGGCCAGGTGCACGTTCTCCTGCGTGGCGTCGTGCAGGTCGCCGAGGTAGGGCAGCGCGGCGTCGCACAGTTCGCGCACGGACGGCGCCGACTGGCCGAGGACGAAGAGGCCGAGCCCGATGCGGTAGGTGCCCTCGGGTGTGCGCTCGACGAGGCCGAGCCGGACCAGTTCCCCGATGAGGCGGTGCGCGGTCGGCTTGGGCAGCCCCGTGCGCAGGGCGAGTTCGGCGAGGGTGAGGGCGGTGTCGGAGCCACCGCAGGCACGCAGCAGCAGGACGCCGCGCGCGAGCACGGACTTGGGCAGCGGGCCGTCCGTCATGGACCGATGGTGGTGGCTCGGGGGTGCGGTGACAAGGTGCGGGTCCCTGTGAGTCGCCGTCACGCGCGCAGCGGTACGTCGACCAGGAGCGGCCCGCTCAAGTGGCCCGCCCCGGCGACCAGTTCACGCAGGTGGGCCGCGCTCTGGGCGCGTACGGCGTCGACGCCGAAGAAGCCTGCGGCCCGGGTGAAGTCCAGCTGCCCGAGGTCGGTGCCGGGGCAGACGCCCTTGCCGCCCATCGCCTCGTAGGTGTCCTGGAGGGTGCGGTAGGCGCCGTTGCCCATCACCACGAACAGCACGGGGACGGCCAGCCGTGCCGCGCTCCACAGGCCCTGGAGGCCGAACAGGGTGCCGCCGTCGCCGAGGACGGCGACCACGGGCCGGCCGGGTTCGGCGAGTGCGCGGCCGACGGCGGCGCCGATGCCCCAGCCGAGTCCGCCGCCGACGGTGTGGGTGTAGCTGCCGGCTCGCTCCAGGCGCACCATGCGGCGTAACAACAGGCCGACGGTGATGGCCTCTTCGACGACCACGGCACCGGGCGGCAGGCCGGCGGCCACGGCATGCGCGGCGGCCCAGGGGGCGAGCGGGGCCGGGGAGTAGGCGGCGCGGGCGGCGGCCTCGGCGCGGTCGCGCTCTACTGCGTGCCGTTCGCCCGCCCGCTCGACGCGGCCCTTCGCGGTGTGCTCGGGGACACGGTCGGCCACCAGCGTGGCGAGCCGGTGCAGGGAGGGTCCGAGGGCGCCGACGAGCCCGGCGTCGACGGGGAAGTTGCGGCCGATCTCGTCCGGGTCGGAGTCGAGTTGTACGACGGTGAGGCCGGGGGGCAGCGCGGGGCCGGGCGTGTAGTGGTGCGGGGTGAAGGCGTGCGCCCCGGCGATCAGCACGGCGTCGTACGCGCCGAGCGCGGAGCGGATGGCGTCGTGGCGCGGCGGCAGCATCCCGGCGTAGAGGGGGTGCGTGGTCGGGAAGTTCAGGCCGTCGCTCATCGGCTGGTGATGGACGGTCGCGCCGCAGGCCTCCGCGGTGCGCACGAGCGCGCCGAGGGCGTCCTCGCGGCCCACGCCGTCCCCGGCGACGATCGCGGGGCGGGCTGCGTCGCCGAGCAGGAGGGCGGCGCGTTCCAGGCCCGGGGCGGGTCCCTGGGCGGGTGCGGGGGTGCGGGCCGGGACCTCGATCTCGGTGTCCTCGGCGAGCAGGTCCATGGGGAGGGAGAGGAACACCGGCCCGGCGGGCGGCCGTACCGCGAGCGCGAAGGCCCGGCGCAGGGCGAGCGGCAGGTCATGGGCGTACCGGATGTCGTACGCAGCCTTCACCGCGGGTGCCGCGAGGCCCGTCAGATCACCGGCGAGCATCGGGTCCTGCTGGAGGTGCCGGCGGTCCTGCTGGCCGGCCGTCACCACCAGCGGGGTGCGGGAGCGGCGGGCGTTGAGCAGGCCGATCAGCCCGTTGGCGAGGCCCGCTGCGATGTGCAGGCTCACGAACGCGGGGCGGCCGGTGCCGCGCGCGTATCCGTCGGCCATCGACACGACGGCGCCCTCGTGCACGCCGAGGACGTACTCGGGGGCGCCCTCGGTCTCCGACAGCGCTGCCAGGAAGGGCAGTTCGGTGGTGCCGGGGTTGCCGAAGACGCGGTCCACGCCCTCGCCGCGCAGGATGTCCAGCAGGGCGAGGGCGGGGCGGGATCCCATGGGGGGGCTCCTCGGGGAAGGGGACCTGTGCGGGAGGACGGTTCGTCCGCCAGCTTGGGTGCCCCGTTCCCCGGGGAGCAAGGTCGGCGTATCGCTGAACGGTATGTGGCGCTACGGCGTCAGTCGCCGAAGTTCTCCCCGTTCTCCGCCTTCTCCACCAGCAGCGCGGGCGGGGTGAACCGCTCGCCGTACGTCTGCGCCAGTTCACGCGCGCGTGCCACGAAGCCGGCGACTCCGCCCTCGTAGCCGTTGATGTACTGCAGGACACCGCCCGTCCAGCCGGGGAAGCCGATGCCGAAGATGGAGCCGATGTTGGCGTCGGCGACGGAGGTGAGGACTCCCTCCTCCACCAGCCGGACCGTGTCCAGGGCCTCGGAGAAGAGCATGCGTTCCTGCATGTCGCGGAACGGGATCTGCGCGCCCTCACGGGTGAAGTGCTCGCGCAGGCCCGGCCACAGCGCGGCCCGCTTGCCGTTCTCGTCGTAGTCGTAGAAGCCGGCTCCGCCGCTGCGTCCGGGGCGCTCGAACTCGTCGACCATGCGGTCGATGACGGCCTCGGCGGGGTGCGCGGTCCAGGTGGCGCCCGACTCCTCCACGGCCCGCTTGGACTCGTTGCGGATCTTGCGGGGCAGCGTGAGCGTCAGTTCGTCCATCAGGGACAGGACCTTGGCGGGGTAGCCCGCCTGGGCCGCCGCCTGCTCGACCGACGCGGGCTCGATGCCCTCGCCGACCATCGCCACGCCCTCGTTGATGAAGTGGCCGATGACGCGGGAGGTGAAGAAGCCGCGGGAGTCGTTGACGACGATCGGCGTCTTGTTGATCTGCCGGACCAGGTCGAACGCGCGGGCCAGCGCCTCGTCGCCGGTCCGCTCGCCCTTGATGATCTCGACGAGCGGCATCTTGTCGACGGGCGAGAAGAAGTGCAGTCCGATGAAGTCGGCCTGGCGCTCCACGCCTTCGGCGAGGACGGTGATCGGCAGCGTCGAGGTGTTGGAGCACAGCAGCGCGTCCGGCTGGACGATCCCCTGGATCTCCTGGAAGACCTTGTGCTTGAGCTCCGGGTTCTCGAAGACGGCCTCGATGACCGCGTCGCAGCCGGCCACGTCCTGCGGGTCGCCGGTGGGCGTGATGCGAGCGAGGAGCGCGTCGGCCTTCTCCTGCGTCGTACGGCCCCGGGAGACCGCCTTCGCGCACAGCTTCTCCGAGTACGCCTTGCCCTTGGCGGCGGCCTCCGCCGACACGTCCTTCAGGACGACGTCGATGCCCGCGCGGGCGCAGGAGTAGGCGATGCCGGCGCCCATCATCCCGGCGCCGAGGACGGCGACCTTGCGGACCTTGCGGGGCTCGATGCCCTTGGGGCGGTTGGCGCCGGAGTTGACGGCCTGGAGGTCGAAGAAGAACGCCTGGATCATGTTCTTCGAGGTCTGGCCCGCCGCCAGCTCCACGAAGTAGCGCGCCTCGATGACCTGCGCGGTCTCGAAGTCGACCTGGGAGCCCTCGACGGCGGCCGCTAGGATGTTGCGCGGGGCCGGGTAAGGCGCGCCGGCTGTCTGCTTGCGCAGGTTGGCCGGGAAGGCGGGCAGGTTCGCGGCGAACTTGGGGTTGGCGGGCGTGCCGCCGGGGATGCGGTAGCCCGGCTTGTCCCAGGGCTGCTGCGACTCGGGGTGGGCCTCGATGAACGCTCGTGCCTTGGCGAGCAGTTCGTCCTGCGTGGTGGCCACGTCGTCGATGAGGCCGTTCTGAAGGGCGCGCTGCGGGTTGTACTGGGTGCCCTGGAGGAGGACCTTCAGCAGGGCGTCGGCGATGCCGAGCAGACGGACGGTGCGCACCACGCCGCCGCCGCCCGGCAGCAGGCCGAGGGTGACCTCGGGGCAGCCGATCTTGGAGCCGGGCGCGTCGAGGGCGACGCGGTGGTGGCAGGCGAGGGCGATCTCGTAGCCGCCGCCCAGGGCCGCACCGTTCAGCGCGGCGACGACCGGCTTGCCCAGGGTCTCGATGCGGCGCAGCTGGCGCTTGATCGCCATGCCGCCCTCGAAGAGGTCCTGCGCGGTCTCCGGGGTGACCCGGATGAGGTCGCGCAGGTCGCCGCCGGCGAAGAAGGTCTTCTTGGCGGAGGTGATGATGACACCGCGGATGGTGTCCTTCTCCGCCTCCAGCCGGTCCACGATCACGGCCAGGGAGTCGCGGAACGCCTGGTTCATGGTGTTCGCGGACTGGTTCGGGTCGTCCAGGACGAGGGTGACGACGCCGTCGCGGTCCTGTTCCCAGCGGATGGTGGTGGATTCAGTGCTCATGTGGAGGTGCTCCGTGTGATCCGTCGGGAGGGGGTCAGATGCGCTCGACGATGGTGGCGATGCCCATGCCGCCGCCGACGCAGAGCGTGGCGAGGCCGTACCGCTTGTCCTGGCGCTCCAGTTCGTCGACGAGCGAGCCGAGGATCATGGCACCGGTCGCGCCGAGCGGGTGGCCGAGGGCGATGGCGCCGCCGTTGACGTTGACCTTGTCCAGGGACAGTCCCATGTCCTTGACGAAGCGCAGGACGACCGCCGCGAACGCCTCGTTGATCTCGACGAGGTCGATGTCGTCGATGGTCAGGCCGGCCTTCTTCAGGGCCTTGCGGGTGGCGGGCGCGGGGCCGGTGAGCATGATGGTGGGCTCGGAGCCGGAGACGGCGGCGGAGACGATCCGGGCGCGCGGGGTGAGGCCGTTGCGCTCGCCGACCTCCTTGTTGCCGATGGCGACGAGGGAGGCGCCGTCGACGATGCCGGAGGAGTTGCCCGCGTGGTGGACGTGGTCGATCTTCTCGACCCAGTGGTACTTCTGGAGCGCGACGGCGTCGAAGCCCCCCAGGTCGCCGATGTCCGCGAAGGACGCCTTCAGCTTGGCGAGGGAGTCGGCGGTGGTGCCGGGGCGCATGTGCTCGTCGTGGTCGAGGACGACCAGGCCGCTGCGGTCCCTGACCGGGACGACGGACCGGTCGAAGCGGCCCTCCTTCCAGGCCGTGGCCGCCCGCTCCTGGGAGAGCGCCGCGTACTCGTCGACGTCGCGGCGGGAGAAGCCCTCGATGGTGGCGATGAGGTCGGCGCCGATGCCCTGCGGCACGAAGTTGGTGGACAGGTTGGTCATCGGGTCGTTGAACCAGGCGCCGCCGTCCGAGGCCATCGGCACCCGGGACATGGACTCGACGCCGCCCGCGAGGACGAGGTCCTCGAAGCCCGAACGGACCTTGGCGGCGGCCATGTTGACGGCCTCCAGGCCGGAGGCACAGAAGCGGTTCTCCTGTACGCCCGCGACCGTGTCGGGCAGTCCGGCGGCGATGGCGGCGATACGGGCGATGTCGGAGCCCTGGTCGCCGACCGGGCCGACGACGCCGAGCACGATGTCGTCGATCTCCGCCGGGTCCAGGCCGGGGAAGCGGTCGCGGATCTCGTGGATGAGGCCTACGACCAGGTCGATGGGCTTGGTGCCGTGCAAGGAGCCGTTCGCCTTGCCGCGGCCGCGCGGGGTGCGGATCGCGTCGTACACATACGCTTCGGTGCTCACTGGAAAGCCTTTCAACGAGGGTTAGCCGAGCAGGGAACGACCGATGATCTCCTTCATGATCTCGGTCGTCCCGCCGTAGATGGTCTGGATGCGGCCGTCGGTGAAGGCCTTGGCGACGGGGTACTCGCTCATGTAGCCGTAGCCGCCGTGCAGTTGCAGACAGCGGTCGGCGACGCGCTTCTGGAGCTCGGTCGCCCACCACTTGGCCATGGAGGCGTGGACGGCGTCGAGCTCCCCGTTCGCGTGGTCCTCGATGCAGCGGTCGAGGAAGGTGCGGGTGACCGCGCACTCGGTGGCCATCTCGGCCACCTCGAAGCGGATGTGCTGCTTGGTCGCCAGCGGCCGGCCGAACGCCTCGCGCTCCTTGACGTACTCGGTGGTGATCTCCAGCAGGTGCTCGGCGGCGGCGATCGCGGCGACGGCGATGCTCAGGCGCTCCTGCGCGAGGTTCGTCATCAGGTGCACGAAGGCGCCGTCGAGGTCGCCGAGGAGGTTGGCCTTGGGCACCTTGACGTCGTGGAAGAACAGCTCGGCGGTGTCCTGCGACTTCTGGCCGATCTTGTCGAGGTTACGGCCGCGTTCGAAGCCTTCCATGCCCCGCTCGACGACGAGCAGCGACAGGCCGCGCGCGCCGCCCTCGGGCGTCGTCTTCGCGACGACGATCACCAGGTCGGCAAGGATGCCGTTGGAGATGAACGTCTTGGAGCCGTTGAGCACCCAGTGGTCGCCGCGGTCCTCGGCGTGGGTGCGGATGCCCTGGAGGTCGGAGCCGGCGCCGGGTTCGGTCATGGCGATGGCGGTGATGATCGAGCCGTCGCAGAAGCCCGGCAGCCAGCGGCGCTTCTGCTCGTCGGTGGCGAGGCTCGTCAGATAGGGGCCGATGATGTCGTTGTGCAGGCCGAGGGCGAGGCCCGGGGCGCCCGCGCGGGTGAACTCCTCGGCGAGGACGGCGCTGTAGCGGAAGTCGTCGGTGCCGCCGCCTCCGTACTCCTCGGGCACGGCGAAGCCGAGCAGGCCCTGCTTGCCTGCCGCGCGCCAGGCGTCGCGGGAGACGATGCCGTCCTTCTCCCACTGCTCGTAGTGCGGCAGCACCTCCCGGTCCAGGAAGCTGCGCACGGTCGCGCGGAACGCGTCGTGCTCGGGGGCGAAGATCTGCCGCTTCATTCGAGGCCCTTCGTGGGTTCCTGGTGCTGCACAAGGTCGGGTACGTCCCAGTCGCGCGCCACGTCGGCGGTGTCCGCGCCGGGCTGGGCCGGGCCCGTCCGGACGGCCGTCGGGGTCGCGGAGAACCGGGGCGCAGGGGCGGGCTGGGTGATGCCGCCGTGGTCGGTGAAGGTGCCGCGGGCGGCGAGGTGCGGGTGCTGCGGGGCCTCGCGCAGGGACAGGACGGGGGCCACGCAGGCGTCGGAGCCCTCGAAGACGGCCGTCCACTCGTCCCTGGTGCGGGACTTGAAGCGGGCGGCGACAGCGTCGCGCAGCTCGCCCCAGCGGGAGAAGTCCTTGCGGGCGGAGGCGAGGTTCTCGACGCCGAGCAGGCGGAGGAACTCGTCGTAGAACTGCGGTTCCAGGGCGCCGACCGCCATGTACCGGCCGTCGGCGGTCTCGTAGGTGCCGTAGTACGGGCAGCCGCCGTCCAGGAGGTTGGCGCCGCGCCGGTCCTGCCAGCCGCCCGCCGCGAGCATGCCGTGGATCATCGCGGAGAGGTGGGAGGTGCCGTCGACGATCGCGGCGTCGACGACCTGGCCGGAGCCGGTGGCGCGGGCGTGGTGCAGGGCGGCGAGGACGCCGACGACGAGGTAGAGGGAGCCGCCCGCGTAGTCGCCGACCAGGTTGGCGGGGACGGCGGGTGGTTCGTCGGGGTTGCCGATCATGCCGAGGGTGCCGGTGACCGCGATGTACGCGATGTCGTGGCCGGCGCGCTCGGCGAGCGGTCCGTCCTGGCCCCAGCCGGTCATCCGGCCGTAGACCAGCGCGGGGTTGCGGGCGTGGCAGGCCTCTGGGCCGACGCCGAGGCGTTCGGCGACACCGGGGCGGTAGCCCTCGATGAGGATGTCGGCGCGGGCGGCGAGGTCGAGGACGCGCGCGGGGCCGTCGGGGGACTTCAGGTCGATGATCACCGAGCGCTTGTTGCGGTTGGTGATGTCGTACTCGGTGTTGATGGCCAGCCCGGTGCCGCCCGGCCGGTCGACGCGGACGACGTCCGCGCCGAGGTCGGCGAGGAGCATGGCGGCGAACGGGCCGGGCCCGATCCCGGCCAGCTCGACCACGCGCACGCCGGTCAGCGGGCCCTGTCCTGGCGTCGTCGCCATCCTGCCCCCAGGGGTTTGACACTACTGCTGTAACACCAGCGATGCTAAGAAAGTGTCCCGGCGGATACAAGAGCAAGCGCTTAGGAAGTTACTCGCCGGGAGCCTGACCGCGAACCCACCCCGCGCAATCAGCGCGCTTCGAGCTCCGCTATCAGCCGCTTCGGCGCGATCGTGCGGTAGCTCTCCTCGACCCAGTCGCACAGCAGCTCCGCCGCCGGGGCGCCCTGCTGCTCCAACGGGATGCCGACCCAGCCCGCCTTGCCCAGGCCGTATCCGGCGGGCTCGGCGCCGGGGC
The DNA window shown above is from Streptomyces chartreusis and carries:
- a CDS encoding CaiB/BaiF CoA transferase family protein, which codes for MATTPGQGPLTGVRVVELAGIGPGPFAAMLLADLGADVVRVDRPGGTGLAINTEYDITNRNKRSVIIDLKSPDGPARVLDLAARADILIEGYRPGVAERLGVGPEACHARNPALVYGRMTGWGQDGPLAERAGHDIAYIAVTGTLGMIGNPDEPPAVPANLVGDYAGGSLYLVVGVLAALHHARATGSGQVVDAAIVDGTSHLSAMIHGMLAAGGWQDRRGANLLDGGCPYYGTYETADGRYMAVGALEPQFYDEFLRLLGVENLASARKDFSRWGELRDAVAARFKSRTRDEWTAVFEGSDACVAPVLSLREAPQHPHLAARGTFTDHGGITQPAPAPRFSATPTAVRTGPAQPGADTADVARDWDVPDLVQHQEPTKGLE